From the genome of Seriola aureovittata isolate HTS-2021-v1 ecotype China chromosome 18, ASM2101889v1, whole genome shotgun sequence:
TGTTCTTTATAGTGCTTCACATTGTAGGTTACAGCTGTTCATTATGTGTCTGTCAGATACATTTATTCTTAAATTTGTTCTACGTTCAACAAGTGAgcaactgttgttttttttttttttatataaacgTGTGAAGTGTCAGAGGTTGaatagtaaaaacattttctgatatATTTTTCTACAGttgccctgagagctcaacgcgcTGTGACTtaggaaaacacatgcaaacagacaaaacacagacaacttCATAAAATACTGCAAACGCTCACACAACGgcggaagtgtttccaggggacactaaaaaatGACGAACCTGGCTGGTCCGTCCGTATGTCTCcagatatctcagtaacgccttgacttaacttcttcagatttggcacaaattCACTAGTACTCCTGAAtaaactgattcgattttgggggggtcaaaggtcacggtgacctcacaaaaaggGGGTTTTGGCCTTGTGGAGGCAATGTCTCCGTAACACCTTGggggaatttctttaaatttggtaaaaacgttcacctggactcaaagagtaactgattagattttggtggctaaaggtcaaaggtcaaggtcagtgtgacctcacaaaacacttattagccattactcaagacacagaaatgatgacaaaatttcacacagatgATTCATACAGTATCTTATGTGACTCTgtataaacagggatgtaacctgaaactagtctgagtggctgAGGCAGACAACCGTTAATTATTAAACTtattaaaactgtttgtttttaacttaaaataatctttttgtGCATGTTATAATAACTTGATTTCCACAAAGCAGACATTTACCCATCCTGCAGCTCAAACCGAaccacctgcacacacacgcacgcacacacgcacacacacacacttctttcaGTCTTGGGATTTTTAGAATAGATTTCAGTTCgttgttgttgtgacatttttcaccatCTCGTGACGTTTTACAGACCAAACGATTCGtcagatgaactgattaatcgataatgaaaatcaaTGTTAGTTGGAGCACTGCTGACAGTCTGTCGCCTTTGTCTCCTTTTCACATCTCTCCAGTTCATCCAGCATCAATAAGCACTGGGAGGCAGAGCTGGCGGCTCTTAAAGGGAACAACGCCAAACTGACAGCGGCTCTGCTCGAGTCCACAGCTAACGTCaaacagtggaaacagcagctggcGGCCTATCAGGAGGAGGCGGAGAGGCTACACAAACGGGTATAAAACACTCCAAAGTAGAAAAAAGTCAGACTTTAAAGAACATGTCTGGTttgtttgaagttattttttcacCGTGTCGTgatgaagatttatttttgtcttccaGGTGACGGAGCTGGAGTGTGTGAGCGGTCAAACAACGGTGATCAAATCTCAAAAGACAGAACTTAACCAAACGATAGAGGAGCTGGAGTTGGCTTTGAAGGCCAAAGAGGAGGTGTGTCAGTGAACTGTGAGCTCTTAGACATACGCATCTTATTTGACCTTAATATTgactctttttaaaaatgacttccAGGAGTTGGAGAGACTTAAAGCAGAGGTGGAGAGTGCCAGTGAGTTTCAGTCTCAGAAAGACTCCCTGACACAGAAGTTACAGGTGAGTGAAGCTCTGAACTTACAGGTACATGTTGTTGCTAAATGCTGCATTCAGTGTCCACAAACTGTCACCGAGTCCAGCAGCACAGtgtaaataaaatccaatattaacATTACTACAGTCATTAAAGATATTTATATGTTTCttgaatgttattttaatgGCAGATTTTTCATATGGATGTAAAAACCACACTTAAATCAATGCTCAAAACCCAActtacacataaacacatgcacacacacagaaacaagaagTAGACCatcttaaagggatagttcatgttcacctgcagtagattcagatcagctcccAGTTTAGAGAGGCAGCAGGAGCACTGGCACcgaagctgagtgatgagccgCTGTGGACgggaacaagaaaaaaaagtattttagtCACTTTAGAAAAAAATACCCACGGAAAAAAActaatatcagtttaagtgtaTGCTTTATTATGGaaattttcaccattttatctTACGTCAAACAGCCGTACGCACAAGCGCAACTACACGTTGCTGAATCAAActcaatatatatatagaccagtttattaggaacacctaacacctgcttattcatacAATTAGTGTAGAGCATAAAATCCTGAAGATTCAAAGTTCAAAGTATCTTTATTGTCCCCTACAGGGAAATTGATTGCAGCCAGGctatacatgaacacacatacaaGGACACACATAGCACCAACACTTATGGACATCAACAAACAGCATGCACCAAGAACAGGTGCGCTCAGGTAGTCACTTTGCATTGTGCAACCAGAGAAGTCACTGAAGTCACCATGAGCATTTAATGTGGTTCAGAGTTCAAAGTTCAGGAGTTGGGGAAAAATGtgactcagtgactttgactgtggcgtCATTGTTGTAAATGAGAGACttaagtttttgatttttaataaatatgcaaaactTTCTTTAGGGTTGTTGAGGGATATCTGTAGTTAAATCTACAATAAAGTcgaaaaagtgaaggggtgtgaatactttctgaagccagtGTATGTAACAACTAGTAGTAGCAACAAGGTCCGTCTTTAATTTCATTGTGTCTTCACAATTTTCCCTCAGGACACGGAGTCGAGGAACGAGACTCTGGAGGCCCAGCTGAGCGACCTGGAGCAGCGTCTGGAGAGCAGCCAGCTGGAGAGAGAAGCCTTTCGCAAGAGTCTGCGCtccctgctggagctgctggacaGCAAGATCTTCGAGCTGACCGAGCTGCGGGACACGCTGACCAAACTCATCGAGGGTAGctagagagacaaacacacctCCACCTACAACACCTACGCCACCAACACAGCAGCGGCCAGTGCTCAGAGAGCAACTCTAAAGAAGACACCACCTGCATGTTGGCACTCACACTCACCGACATGTAAAACAACttgaattctctctctctttttttttttttttcctttttcctccacATGTATACGATACGTGTAAAAGATGTTTACACACAACTTTATGCATTAACGGTTCACACATTTTGCTACGTCCACATCGTTTACAATCAGCCAAGTGAAGAGGGCTTTGCTTGGGCCATGCCTTCCCTCCGCTCCACTCTGGATTATTCTTGACTCTCTGACGACACAAACTCTgaattaatctgtttttattaatttttttgtctcttgAACATAATTCTGTTTGAGCAGACGTTAaagttttctgtttgctttttgcTTCTTGAGACTTTTTGAGCTTCGCTTTGGTGCATTTTGTCGTCACCTGGAGCTTGCGATTGTTCCCGTCTTCTTTTATTCTGTTCCTCACTTTTCTCATCGTCAGCCAAATGAACAGCTAAGAGTCCGATGAGACAGACTCCAGCTTTtcttacactttttttttttttgttatttgaacTCTGGAGGGTCGAATATGGTGAAGAGATGACTGCGAGTGTTTCCTCCTGTGACAGAAATCCACCGTTGGactgccaaacaaaaaaaaaaggcggaGGAGGACGATAGTATGTCTTATATTCTTATACAATATATGAGCAATACAAAAAGGGAGCATCAGAGGGTAAATAAACACTTTCCACTCTCACTTTCAGGTAATTTTACTCCTCTATCTTGGATAGACCACAAGCGAGGCGGGATTTTATTCAATAGTCTTTCTTTCTATatcctttttttaaa
Proteins encoded in this window:
- the LOC130186206 gene encoding homer protein homolog 1-like isoform X1, with the translated sequence MGEQPIFSTRAHVFQIDPNTKKNWVPTSKHAVTVSYFFDSTRNVYRIISLDGSKAIINSTITPNMTFTKTSQKFGQWADSRANTVYGLGFSSEGHLVKFADKFAEFKEAARLAKEKSQEKMELTSTPSQESAPGDLQSPLTSESINGTDDERVTPDTPQHTEARAEPSQNALPYSHSSSSINKHWEAELAALKGNNAKLTAALLESTANVKQWKQQLAAYQEEAERLHKRVTELECVSGQTTVIKSQKTELNQTIEELELALKAKEEELERLKAEVESASEFQSQKDSLTQKLQDTESRNETLEAQLSDLEQRLESSQLEREAFRKSLRSLLELLDSKIFELTELRDTLTKLIEGS